In Streptomyces sp. NBC_01707, a genomic segment contains:
- a CDS encoding SRPBCC family protein, with protein sequence MAEVSAEARIEAPAEKVWAQLTDFTAYGRWNATHTSFPKGGPATLELAATYEENMKLMGFPAEVTWTVEELETARLLTTKGKGPMGVNLAMRYSLTPDGDATTVRIDGEFTGAAVSLMAGKLKDSATAALAESLRKLGGLVAA encoded by the coding sequence ATGGCCGAAGTCAGTGCCGAAGCACGTATCGAAGCGCCGGCCGAGAAGGTCTGGGCCCAGCTGACGGACTTCACCGCGTACGGCCGGTGGAATGCCACCCACACCAGCTTCCCCAAGGGCGGCCCGGCCACGCTCGAACTCGCGGCCACCTATGAGGAGAACATGAAGCTCATGGGCTTCCCCGCCGAAGTGACCTGGACGGTGGAGGAGCTGGAGACCGCCCGGCTGCTGACCACCAAGGGCAAGGGCCCCATGGGTGTCAATCTGGCCATGCGCTACTCGCTGACACCCGACGGCGATGCCACCACGGTCCGCATCGACGGAGAGTTCACCGGCGCCGCGGTCTCCCTCATGGCGGGCAAGCTCAAGGACTCGGCGACCGCCGCGCTCGCCGAGTCGCTCCGCAAGCTGGGCGGACTCGTCGCCGCCTGA
- a CDS encoding PhzF family phenazine biosynthesis protein — protein sequence MKIRIVDAFTDRPFTGNPAAVLLLDSDAFPEADRLQQVALEMNLSETAFAHPLPPGGEADWALRWFTPATEVDMCGHATLATAHVLHTTEAASGTVRFAARCGILTSTAHPDGSLTLDFPTAPLTAADAPAGLAAALGAEPLSIHDTGDHIGDLLVELADETSVRALAPDFAALASCSRRGIIATAAAEDPSRGYDYVSRGFFPRVGIDEDPVTGSAHTALAPFWSARFGRDELTGLQASARSGLVRTSLRGERTLLTGSAVTVVDGELLTTF from the coding sequence ATGAAGATCCGAATCGTCGACGCGTTCACCGACCGCCCCTTCACCGGGAACCCCGCAGCCGTCCTGCTCCTGGACTCCGACGCCTTCCCCGAAGCCGACCGGCTCCAGCAGGTCGCCCTGGAGATGAACCTCTCCGAAACCGCCTTCGCGCACCCCCTGCCTCCGGGTGGAGAGGCGGACTGGGCGCTGCGCTGGTTCACCCCTGCCACCGAAGTGGACATGTGCGGGCACGCCACCCTCGCCACGGCGCACGTCCTGCACACCACCGAAGCGGCGAGCGGAACGGTGCGTTTCGCCGCCCGCTGCGGAATCCTCACCTCCACCGCCCACCCGGACGGCTCGCTCACGCTCGACTTCCCCACGGCCCCGCTCACGGCGGCCGATGCCCCGGCCGGACTGGCCGCCGCCCTGGGCGCCGAGCCGCTGTCCATCCATGACACCGGCGACCATATCGGCGACCTGCTCGTCGAACTGGCCGACGAGACGTCCGTACGCGCACTGGCCCCGGACTTCGCCGCGCTGGCCTCCTGCTCACGCCGCGGCATCATCGCCACCGCCGCCGCCGAGGACCCGTCCCGTGGCTACGACTACGTCTCCCGCGGCTTCTTCCCGCGGGTCGGCATCGACGAGGACCCGGTCACCGGCAGCGCGCACACCGCACTGGCCCCCTTCTGGTCGGCCCGCTTCGGCCGGGACGAACTGACCGGCCTGCAGGCCTCGGCCCGCTCGGGTCTGGTCCGCACGTCGCTGCGCGGCGAACGCACACTGCTGACGGGCAGCGCGGTGACAGTCGTCGACGGAGAACTGCTGACCACTTTCTGA
- a CDS encoding PadR family transcriptional regulator yields the protein MRSHGHEHEHGHGHCGPGHQGRGDFEGRRAFGPFGPPFGGGPFGGGPFGGGRGRGGGRGRARRGDVRASILALLKDRPMHGYEMIQEIGERSGGAWRPSPGSVYPTLQLLEDEGLIVSASEGGKKLFTLTDGGRTEAESGPEAPWEEAGRGVDWESVNEIRQAGFGLMEAFGQVWKTGSADQRQKALSVINDARKKLYLILADEH from the coding sequence ATGCGTTCACATGGGCACGAGCACGAGCACGGACATGGGCACTGCGGGCCCGGTCATCAAGGTCGGGGCGACTTCGAGGGGCGCCGCGCCTTCGGGCCGTTCGGTCCGCCCTTCGGTGGCGGTCCGTTCGGTGGCGGCCCCTTCGGTGGGGGACGCGGTCGTGGAGGTGGCCGGGGCAGGGCGCGTCGTGGTGACGTCCGCGCTTCGATCCTGGCGTTGCTGAAGGACCGGCCGATGCACGGTTACGAGATGATCCAGGAGATCGGCGAGCGCAGCGGCGGGGCCTGGCGTCCCAGCCCCGGCTCGGTCTATCCGACCCTTCAGCTGCTGGAGGACGAGGGGCTGATCGTCAGTGCGAGCGAGGGCGGCAAGAAGCTCTTCACGCTCACCGACGGCGGCCGCACCGAGGCGGAGTCGGGGCCCGAGGCGCCTTGGGAGGAGGCCGGGCGCGGGGTCGACTGGGAGAGCGTGAACGAGATCCGGCAGGCCGGCTTCGGTCTGATGGAGGCGTTCGGCCAGGTCTGGAAGACCGGCTCGGCCGACCAGCGCCAGAAGGCGCTGTCGGTGATCAACGACGCCCGTAAGAAGCTCTATCTGATCCTTGCCGACGAGCACTGA
- a CDS encoding Clp protease N-terminal domain-containing protein produces the protein MQNRTPRIPQQPASNRAELDAILTLELASVVTAARRRALRDGDRQIDTAHLLHSLIESDPEVRAAFAGGPQLAKVLGYLVQRSIGYGLRWQGAVEDSGALPTVTEAGVDGWSPSAVSAMEGARGRAELRGAPRAGGLDLLAALAADQECRAVEVLERAGVDAALLADRITKALRQS, from the coding sequence GTGCAAAACCGGACGCCGCGGATCCCTCAGCAGCCCGCATCGAACCGTGCTGAGCTCGACGCCATCCTCACACTGGAGCTGGCCTCGGTGGTGACAGCTGCGCGCAGGCGCGCACTGCGTGACGGCGACCGGCAGATCGACACGGCCCATCTGCTGCACTCCCTCATCGAGTCGGACCCGGAGGTCCGTGCGGCCTTCGCCGGTGGGCCGCAGCTCGCCAAGGTGCTCGGGTATCTCGTGCAGCGCTCCATCGGTTACGGGCTCCGCTGGCAGGGCGCGGTGGAGGACTCGGGTGCGCTGCCCACGGTCACGGAGGCGGGCGTGGACGGCTGGTCGCCCTCGGCCGTCTCGGCGATGGAGGGTGCGCGCGGGCGGGCGGAACTGCGCGGTGCCCCGCGGGCCGGGGGACTCGATCTGCTCGCCGCCCTTGCGGCGGACCAGGAGTGCCGGGCCGTCGAGGTGCTCGAACGGGCAGGTGTCGACGCGGCGCTGCTCGCGGACCGGATCACGAAGGCCCTCCGGCAGAGCTGA
- a CDS encoding class I SAM-dependent methyltransferase encodes MTAPAPEHGSGPDHGYLLDNRQSEAGIRFGALAELFDPVTFRHVDRLGITTGKRCWEVGAGGPSVPAGLAARVGPTGAVVATDIDVSWAQGAADEVVEVLRHDVAADPPPAGGFDLVHARLVLVHVTDRAEALRRMIQALRPGGVLLLEDADPGLQPLLCPDESGPEQRLANRLRSGFRELMAARGADLTYGRTLPRLLREAGLADVQADAYFPITSPACTVLEAATVRQIRDRLVASGLATDEDIDRHLKNVATGRLDLATAPLVSAWGRRP; translated from the coding sequence ATGACTGCACCCGCCCCGGAGCACGGGTCCGGCCCGGACCACGGCTACCTGCTCGACAACCGGCAGTCCGAAGCGGGCATCCGCTTCGGTGCCCTCGCCGAACTCTTCGACCCGGTGACCTTCCGCCATGTCGATCGGCTCGGGATCACCACAGGCAAGCGCTGCTGGGAGGTCGGGGCCGGTGGCCCCTCCGTTCCCGCAGGGCTGGCCGCGCGGGTCGGTCCGACCGGCGCGGTGGTCGCGACGGACATCGATGTGTCGTGGGCGCAGGGCGCCGCGGACGAGGTCGTCGAGGTGCTGCGCCACGATGTCGCCGCCGATCCCCCGCCTGCCGGTGGCTTCGACCTGGTCCACGCCCGGCTGGTCCTGGTGCACGTCACCGACCGTGCCGAGGCGCTGCGCCGCATGATTCAGGCGCTGCGCCCCGGTGGGGTACTCCTCCTGGAGGACGCCGACCCCGGGTTGCAGCCGCTGCTGTGCCCCGACGAGTCGGGCCCCGAACAGCGCCTCGCCAATCGCCTCCGGTCAGGCTTCCGTGAACTCATGGCGGCCCGCGGTGCAGACCTCACCTACGGCCGGACCCTGCCCCGGCTGCTGCGCGAGGCGGGTCTGGCGGATGTGCAGGCCGACGCGTACTTCCCGATCACCTCACCGGCGTGCACCGTCCTCGAGGCCGCCACCGTGCGCCAGATCCGCGACCGGCTCGTGGCATCCGGTCTCGCGACCGACGAGGACATCGACCGGCATCTGAAGAACGTCGCCACCGGACGCCTGGATCTGGCCACCGCCCCGCTCGTGTCCGCCTGGGGACGTCGGCCGTAA
- a CDS encoding CPBP family intramembrane glutamic endopeptidase: MADSFPQEDVSRRILRSETVLVLALSLGASAVSALISFVGSLTKPGALKEQAATLNSSYAPGRPWLDLAWQLFGIATALVPVALVAHLLIREGASLRVIGFDRTRPRSDLGRGVLIAAGIGSAGLAFYLLARAAGFNLTVVPESLPAVWWKYPVLILSALQNSVVEEVIVVGYLLRRLGQLGWTPMAALVASSVLRGSYHLYQGIGGFIGNMVMGVVFVLLYRRWGRVGPLVVAHALLDIGAFVGYALLAGKVGWLPTP, translated from the coding sequence GTGGCTGATTCATTCCCTCAGGAGGACGTGTCGCGACGGATCCTGCGGTCCGAAACGGTGCTGGTGCTGGCTCTGTCGCTGGGTGCCAGCGCGGTGTCCGCCCTGATCAGTTTTGTCGGATCGCTGACGAAACCGGGGGCTCTGAAGGAGCAGGCGGCGACGCTCAACAGTTCGTACGCTCCAGGACGCCCCTGGCTGGACCTCGCCTGGCAGCTCTTCGGCATCGCCACGGCGCTGGTCCCCGTCGCACTGGTGGCGCATCTGCTGATCAGGGAGGGGGCGAGCCTGCGCGTCATCGGCTTCGACCGGACCAGGCCCAGGTCGGACCTGGGGCGCGGGGTGTTGATCGCGGCGGGGATCGGCAGCGCCGGCCTCGCCTTCTACCTGCTGGCGCGGGCCGCCGGGTTCAACCTCACGGTGGTGCCGGAGTCGCTTCCCGCTGTGTGGTGGAAGTATCCGGTCCTGATCCTCTCCGCGCTGCAGAACTCCGTGGTGGAGGAAGTGATCGTCGTCGGGTATCTGCTGCGCAGGCTCGGGCAGTTGGGGTGGACGCCGATGGCCGCCCTGGTGGCGAGTTCGGTACTGCGCGGCTCGTACCACCTCTACCAGGGGATCGGCGGGTTCATCGGCAACATGGTGATGGGCGTCGTCTTCGTACTGCTGTACCGGCGATGGGGACGCGTGGGCCCGCTGGTCGTGGCACATGCGCTGCTCGACATCGGGGCGTTCGTCGGGTACGCGCTGCTGGCCGGGAAGGTGGGGTGGCTGCCGACGCCGTGA